The following proteins are encoded in a genomic region of Zea mays cultivar B73 chromosome 9, Zm-B73-REFERENCE-NAM-5.0, whole genome shotgun sequence:
- the LOC103640177 gene encoding uncharacterized protein yields the protein MSGQSRLVKRVLDSSSSDDEEEFFFNVAHLIIDEDQFDEESRRRGSVHGRQTVRRNREEGHVRLYQDYFADYPTYGPSYFRRQFRMRRTLFIRILNVVEQHDEYFVQKRNAAGKLGLSSLQKVTAALRMLTYGMAADATDDYIHIGESTAIESLRRFVTAIVQVFGDEYLREPDEYDTARLLAVNESRGFPAEVQAPKVNYIINGHEYTMGYYLADGIYPSWATFVKTIPEPQGMKKKYFVEVQEACRKDVERAFGVLQSRFAIVRGPARFWDEETLNKIMTSCIIMHNMIVEDERDEHNDFNYDTMGENVKISHESTPELDEFIANYQTIKDRSTHTQLQDDLVEHLWQHYGDQN from the exons ATGAGTGGACAAAGCAGACTTGTTAAGCGGGTGTTGGATTCATCATCCTCAGATGACGAAGAAGAATTCTTTTTCAATGTCGCGCATTTGATCATTGATGAAGATCAGTTTGATGAAGAATCGAGACGTCGCGGTTCTGTTCATGGCCGTCAAACGGTTCGACGTAATAGAGAGGAAGGACACGTGAGGCTATATCAAGATTATTTTGCAGATTATCCAACCTATGGCCCAAGTTATTTTAGGCGACA gtttCGAATGCGGCGTACACTTTTTATACGCATTCTCAATGTTGTTGAACAGCATGATGAATATTTTGTTCAAAAAAGAAACGCAGCCGGAAAGCTTGGGTTATCTAGTTTGCAGAAGGTTACTGCTGCTTTACGGATGCTAACTTATGGAATGGCAGCTGATGCTACAGATGATTACATTCATATTGGTGAGAGTACTGCTATTGAGAGTCTACGAAGGTTTGTCACAGCTATTGTTCAAGTTTTTGGAGATGAGTACTTGAGAGAGCCCGACGAATATGACACTGCTAGATTACTTGCAGTTAATGAGAGTAGAGGTTTTCCAG CAGAAGTGCAAGCTCCAAAGGTGAATTATATTATCAATGGTCATGAGTACACAATGGGTTATTATCTTGCAGATGGTATATATCCTTCATGGGCGACGTTTGTGAAGACCATACCAGAGCCACAAGGTATGAAGAAAAAATATTTTGTTGAAGTCCAAGAAGCTTGTAGGAAGGATGTGGAACGTGCATTTGGTGTGCTACAATCTCGTTTTGCTATAGTTCGTGGGCCAGCTCGTTTTTGGGATGAAGAGACACTTAATAAAATCATGACATCTTGTATAATTATGCACAACATGATAGTTGAGGATGAGCGAGATGAACACAATGACTTCAATTATGACACTATGGGTGAAAATGTTAAAATTTCCCATGAATCCACACCTGAACTGGATGAGTTTATTGCAAATTACCAGACAATTAAAGATCGATCAACGCACACACAACTTCAGGATGACCTCGTTGAGCACCTATGGCAACACTATGGAGATCAGAATTGA